Proteins encoded together in one Impatiens glandulifera chromosome 1, dImpGla2.1, whole genome shotgun sequence window:
- the LOC124921471 gene encoding protein LATERAL ROOT PRIMORDIUM 1-like → MGHFRDVFVGPNNINLLAAGQINLLSAEPNNSNNNNIDTGIQLWQNQPVNLFHGGSSVTAAGTLSCQDCGNQAKKDCTHRRCRTCCKSRGFDCSTHLKSTWVPAARRRERQLMTTANIATAGSSGSTSGTKKPRLNITSQTTTTSHTSTSNTTPRSFETTSSHQEGNFKETMPGQVRASAVFKCVRVTAVDDGDDEYAYQAVVKIGGHIFKGFLYDQGPEVVVAASRDGFPNMSDLHLGPVIDPPSSDQVYQTAGGGLLGGLGSAYGNQIN, encoded by the exons ATGGGTCATTTTCGAGACGTATTTGTCGGACCCAATAACATCAATCTTCTTGCTGCCGGCCAAATCAATCTTCTCTCTGCCGAACccaataatagtaataataataatattgacaCGGGAATTCAGCTTTGGCAGAACCAGCCGGTGAACTTGTTTCACGGCGGATCTTCGGTGACGGCGGCGGGGACATTAAGTTGTCAGGATTGCGGTAACCAGGCTAAGAAAGATTGTACACATCGCCGTTGCAGGACTTGTTGTAAAAGTCGAGGTTTCGATTGTTCTACACACCTAAAGAGCACATGGGTTCCCGCCGCTCGCCGCCGCGAACGTCAGCTCATGACCACCGCCAACATCGCGACAGCCGGATCTTCCGGTTCCACATCCGGCACCAAAAAACCTCGTCTTAATATCACATCTCAAACCACTACTACCTCCCACACATCTACTTCCAACACTACCCCTAGAAGCTTCGAGACTACATCTAGCCATCAAG AAGGTAATTTCAAAGAGACAATGCCGGGTCAAGTGCGTGCATCGGCGGTGTTCAAGTGTGTTAGGGTTACAGCCGTGGATGATGGTGATGATGAATATGCATACCAAGCGGTTGTGAAGATTGGTGGTCATATTTTCAAGGGATTCTTGTATGACCAAGGACCGGAGGTGGTGGTGGCGGCTAGTAGAGATGGGTTTCCAAACATGTCTGATTTGCATTTGGGTCCGGTTATTGATCCGCCGTCTTCGGATCAAGTATATCAAACCGCCGGCGGTGGGCTACTTGGAGGACTTGGTTCAGCTTATGGTAACCAAATCAATTGA